The genomic stretch CAAGGTCCGTGCTGCTTTTAATGGCCTTTCCCAGAACCCAGTCATTAAGCTTAGCAATGACAGCAAGTTTGAGGGAATTCAAGTCCTCCTCTCCCCGGGCTTCGGAGCAATGAAAACAGCAGCACAACGCGTTTCCATGGTTCAGACTCTGCTCCCAGAAGTGGCCAGCAGGACTCGCTGCCCCAGGATACCCAGATCCAGGAGGAGTTTGGCTGCATCACACCTGCACCCCGGCTGCTACAGCagctcacacacacccccaccactGACCTCGGCTGCGCAGGATGCTCTCCACGGCCCCAAAGCCTTCTCTGGAGGTGGACACGTCCAGCGCGCCCACCTGGAGATCCTCCAGCACAGACTGGGCAGTGTCAAAGCTGTCATTCATGGTGGTGATGATCACGCCCGTGGGTCCTCTCTTCACCCACCCGCTGCAGTACAGACCTGCACGGGCACACAGCAGCCAGGCTTGGTCCAGCACGTGGCCATGGACCCTCCTGGCTCAAGTCCTTGCCCTGTCCCTGAGTGTCACATCAAGTTGCGGGCAGTGGAAGAACCCACCCCTGCAGTGGGAACAGAGTGCGACCCTTCTATGGTGCTGTCACAGGAATTTGTGTACCTGCAGATCGGCACTAAGCGGCCATATGGGCTGTATCGCTTCAGTAATAGACTCCAAGGACCAGTAAAACCACCATAAGCTTCAGCGCTGATTGCTGCAAAACCAGACACCCCTAATGCGAGCTGGGGACAGGCCAGGTCTTAATGTCTGACAGGCAGCTCGTTTATTCAGTTTCCACTCTCTGACAAGGCGTGCGACTGCCTTGTATCAGCGCCCTTGGTGACCAGAGTTTCCCATTCCAATGTCCCCAACCCACCAGCTGCGCTTGACACACATCCCACAGATATCCCTGTGGATACAGACCTGGAACACCCTCCACTCTGCCCGAGCTGTTGGGGATAATGCCGCGCTGGGTGTCAAAGGGTACTGCTGGGTCCAGTGGCAGGCTCCGGTAGCCAATGCTGCTGAGCACCAGCCCGCACTCCAGCTCCTCCACATCTCCAGTTGCGACGGCTTTGGCGGAGTCACCCGAACcctgagagagggaggaagaggctgCTGACCACCAGACAGTCACCAGATGCAAAGCAGCAGCCTCCTCTGGTCCCCTTTGGCATCCTTGATCCCTGGGTATTCCCTAAAggcctttctgcagcagcatggcAAGAGCTCCCTTTAGACGGGGAAAGGCTCTTGTCAGCGCCACCACCTTCCCCGAGAGCCTGCCAGTGGCTGCTCCAACCAGCCAGGGAACACAAAGCTGTCTTTGGAGAGATTCCCAAGGGCTGCAGGGcatcctgctccatccctgcagccctgctAGGGCCATACCACCAGCCCCCACAAGCCCATACCTCCAGGCGGGTCAGGGCCATGCGGATGCCCCTTGCCCGCCTCCCGTCAGCGGTGGGCAGCACCTCCTGGGGGCTGCGCTGGAACTTCAGCCCCCATTcccggggggctgctgcctgtgcctcCAGCGTCTTCTCCCCAGGCTTCTCCAGGGCTGTTTTGATCATCAGCTCAGTCAGTCGCTTCCTGGGCCTGGGGGCATCTAGGAAGAAAGAGGGAGCTTTAGGGCAGCAACCGCAGCAGAAGCCCCCCAGgacacagcacagagccgagaaCGCATCAAGGCAGTTTCAGCGGTATGTGAGTGTCCATTTAGAGTTTGTCACGCCGATGGGAGTCCAACGCCATTGAGATGACAAACTGCAAGTCAAAGTGACCAGGAGAGCTCCTGAGGCTTGAGGCCAGTGGGACACACAAATCAAAGCCTGCGATTTTGCTGTCTTGCGGGTGCTCGGAggcagcagcctgtggagaagagcAAGTCTCTGGACACCCTTGaactcagtgttttctttttagctctgCAGGAAGCTCTTAAACCAACAGCCTTGGGATCTCTCCTGCAAGGTTCCCCCAGCCCTCCTGAACCTCCTGCCCTCATCACTCAGAGCGTAAGCATCACTCCCAAGCAGCAAACTGGCTGCACAAACAGAGACATAGTCTGTTCCCTTGTCTTTGTGGCCTCTTAGCACTCTGAGGACAAGCCACACCATCCTCACCTGGCTTTCACATGCCATGCATTAGGGACGGGGCAAGAGCTTCTCTAATGCGCATTCTGAGCATCTCCAGATCACTTCTGGATGCTTGCCTGTCAAGGTGAGTCCGCGTCCGGAGCAGCACGGCACAATTCCCTCACCTTTAACCGCATTTTCGAGGCCCGTGAAGTCAGCAGGGTTCAGGACAGGCCTGGCACCAGGCAGGTTTATCATCTCCCGCAGCTCCTGGGAATTGCAGGCAGGAAGATGTTACCTCCAGCACAGAGAGGTAATCCAATGGCCCCGggcccccttccccagcagtcCAGGCTAGGAGCCAGCAAATGGGTATAGAAAGGAGGGCACCCGAGTTTCCCATCCATCCCTAGACCATCTCTGTCCACCAGGGATgcgcagccccggggctcagcGCTGGGAAACACAGCTGccctccagcacccccagcctcACCTTGATTGTGAAAGCAACTTGGAGAGGTCCCCTCCTCCCAACCAGCCAGACGCGCTTCACCTTGCTGCAGGCAAGAGCTGCCAGGGAGCCGTCAGTGATGTCTGTCTTCTGCAAGACAGAGACAGGAGAGTGGGACGAGGGCAGATCTGGAGGGAGCTGAGGGGAAGGCACAGCCTCTGAAGGTGAAACATCAGCAGAAAAGCAGGCTGTGCAGGCAGAGAGCCTGGGCGGGGATGGAAAACAAGTCATCTCCCTTTGCACAGAGCTATTTGCACAGCTGGTCCCTCATCACTGAATGTACTTTCCGAGGCCATAACGCACTAGAGGTAACGAGCCAGCACCCCGTGAGATTGTCTCAGGGGATCCACCCCAGCAGGTTAACCTTGGGGCTAACGGAGCAAAGCTGTCCAGTGATCTCGCTTTTGGGGTGCCTGGAGGGTGATCTCGCTGTTGGGTGACTTCCCTGCTCAGGATATACAGGCATTTGGGTGAAACCCACTGCAAACCACAGCTCAAATcacttcctccccaccccaggcaGCTACAAGCGCTGCCAGGGCTCAACCGACGGTTGGCGTCTCACAGCAACGCCACGCTCTGTTTCAATCATGTGCACGTATCTAGATCACAAGGAGATCTTTTCCAGAGAAGACACGATGGGAGGGACACCAGGTAACCAGGATAAAACATTCCAGACCAATATTCGTAACAGAAAACTGCCTGCATATGCTGGCACTCATTCCCAGTGCCCCGTCCTTCACAGCACTGCTTCCCAGCTGGCTTTAGCCACTGGCTGGCAGTGCCTCCaagttggttggggttttttttaaatttaatttagatATTAATACAGGAAGTTGTTGCACAGCTGTAACAAACATCATGGCAATTCTCCAGGAAGGAGAGCCTTTGCTGCCAACATCTGGGACAGCAGCTGTACGGAGCAGCTGGTGCTCACCAGCTCCCAGCTGTCTACAGGGGGGCACGGCAGTGGGAGGAGAGGTCCCCCAGCTTGTACCAGCCACCAGTATGCCCAGTTCTCCCAGCAGGAACCAAGCTGCCACCCTCAgctgcagtagaaaaaaaaccagaaaatcccAACAGGAGAAGCTTCTAGTTTGGTGGTGAAAAAGGGTGAGCATTTCCTCCTTTGCttctcaggaaaggaagggaTGAAGCTCAACTGCCAATATTTTGGGTACCAGCACAGCAATCCAGAGGGCTCTGCAGTGTTACTCAAGGCACATCTGCAGCTGCGGATCACTCCCCATGGACTGTGAATCCATAGGGTGCACCCAAGGGGCAACAGCCTTCCCTGGGGAAAGATTCCAAAGACAGGAGCGTCTGAGGTTTTGCTGAGATGGGCAGGAGCCAGCACCCACCCAGCAGGGAGCGAATTTGGGCCCCAGGCTGCCTTCGCAGCATGGAGCACCCCCATGACTCACCCTAAGGAGACTCAGTGGGGACAGGAGGATCCGGGCGATATCCAGTGCCACATTGCCATGACCCAGAATCAGTGCTGTCTCGCAGCTCAGGTCAGGCTTCAGCTGCAGGGAAAGAAAGACCTGCCCGTTAGCAAATCCACCTGACCTCCATGATGTTCACCCCCTCGGACCTGCTCCTACAACCCAAATTCACTTCCGCCCCTCTTTTCCCCCAAAAGAGGTGATGCAGATGGGGAAACTTCACACCAGCCTCCACCCCAAGCAGACACACCACACTTCACACCAGCCTCCACCCCAGCCGatccctctccccttcttcctgcGATGACatctctgggggaaggagctgtttTGTCCAAAAAACCTTTTCAGGCCAAAGCAGAGCACCACTCCCCCCAGGTTCCCATCTGGCCCGTCCAAAACGTGCTGCCAACCTACAGAGCCGGCTAATCCGCTCTCCCTGATGTGCAAATTGTTCACATTTCTACCATCTAAGAAGGATTTAATGTGGTGCCTGCTAATCTTTTCCAATTGCAGGCCTTTCAGGACTTAATCTGGAGCTGAATGCCTGTGTTTGGATGCAGGacggggaggaagggcagggaaacACACGGCTGTACTCACATCCCGGTTCTCGGGCAGCCCGTTGTACCAGCCCACGAACTCTCGGGCCGAATAAACGCCGGAGAGGTTCTCCCCTGGGATCCCCAGGACCCGGTTATCTTCAGCACCGTAACTCTGAGGAAGGAGCAGACACGGTCAGAGGTGTCACTGCATGCAGGGTTTGAGACCAAAACACAAATCTCCCACCTGCTGCCAGGGACCCTGCATGGCTGCCAACCCTTCCCGAGGGTCGGGATACCCAACGGAGGGGTTAAACACAGCCTGAGCACAGGGGCTTCATCCACCCCACCCCCCTGGGCTCCAGAGCCAAACTTGACCTCCCTGGGCCAAGGCAGAGCACGACAAACTGAGGAGCGAACAGGAGGGACAAATCCGTGTCAGGCTGAAGTAGGTATTGGCCATCACAGGGAAGAGGTTCCTCAAGCGCTGCCCTTTGCAGCGGGGTTTCAGAGAGCTGCATTTGATGCCATGCACTAACACAGGCTCTCTGCAAAGCTTTGGACAAGCCTCGTAGCATCTAAGCTATCTCAAGGCTGGGAAGAGTTTACCACGGTAATAAGGCACCCAGAAACGCCTCAGCCAAACCCTCTTCCCGAGATCCCAGTGGGGAATAGCTCTGTAGACCTTCCCCATGACTTCTAGGGAGCTAAGGCAGCCCTGGCTCCGGGGCACGGTACCCACCAGCACCACGGCGTGGTAAGCCTGCCGCAGCTCTGCCACCGTGACGTCCCTCCCCACGGTGACATTTCCGTAGTAGGCGCAGCGCTCCGAGCGCGCCGTCTGCGTGAAGGCGTTGATCACGTTCTGCCGAGATCAAACAAGCACCGGGGAGTTACGTCCGA from Chroicocephalus ridibundus chromosome 14, bChrRid1.1, whole genome shotgun sequence encodes the following:
- the FDXR gene encoding NADPH:adrenodoxin oxidoreductase, mitochondrial isoform X1 gives rise to the protein MAPGGACWRGGVVPRGFKRWLSSSSSSSCGPAPRVCVVGSGPAGFYTAQHILKHHGGAQVDIYEKLPVPFGLVRFGVAPDHPEVKNVINAFTQTARSERCAYYGNVTVGRDVTVAELRQAYHAVVLSYGAEDNRVLGIPGENLSGVYSAREFVGWYNGLPENRDLKPDLSCETALILGHGNVALDIARILLSPLSLLRKTDITDGSLAALACSKVKRVWLVGRRGPLQVAFTIKELREMINLPGARPVLNPADFTGLENAVKDAPRPRKRLTELMIKTALEKPGEKTLEAQAAAPREWGLKFQRSPQEVLPTADGRRARGIRMALTRLEGSGDSAKAVATGDVEELECGLVLSSIGYRSLPLDPAVPFDTQRGIIPNSSGRVEGVPGLYCSGWVKRGPTGVIITTMNDSFDTAQSVLEDLQVGALDVSTSREGFGAVESILRSRGVRPISFSDWEKIDAAEVARGKAAGKPREKIVDPQEMLRLIGH
- the FDXR gene encoding NADPH:adrenodoxin oxidoreductase, mitochondrial isoform X2; the protein is MASAGGRAPLGFKRWLSSSSSSSCGPAPRVCVVGSGPAGFYTAQHILKHHGGAQVDIYEKLPVPFGLVRFGVAPDHPEVKNVINAFTQTARSERCAYYGNVTVGRDVTVAELRQAYHAVVLSYGAEDNRVLGIPGENLSGVYSAREFVGWYNGLPENRDLKPDLSCETALILGHGNVALDIARILLSPLSLLRKTDITDGSLAALACSKVKRVWLVGRRGPLQVAFTIKELREMINLPGARPVLNPADFTGLENAVKDAPRPRKRLTELMIKTALEKPGEKTLEAQAAAPREWGLKFQRSPQEVLPTADGRRARGIRMALTRLEGSGDSAKAVATGDVEELECGLVLSSIGYRSLPLDPAVPFDTQRGIIPNSSGRVEGVPGLYCSGWVKRGPTGVIITTMNDSFDTAQSVLEDLQVGALDVSTSREGFGAVESILRSRGVRPISFSDWEKIDAAEVARGKAAGKPREKIVDPQEMLRLIGH